The Hemiscyllium ocellatum isolate sHemOce1 chromosome 14, sHemOce1.pat.X.cur, whole genome shotgun sequence genome includes a region encoding these proteins:
- the rbm15b gene encoding putative RNA-binding protein 15B, with the protein MKRQSERDSSPSSALGSGRAAKRPRERERERDGRSGREEGDTGRGGGGSYHKAGLSAKHPGGRSRSRSRDRAGGGGDKSNNNNRREERGDHHHHHHHHHETASSARLPSARTSSAQKSKGDNSRPAGLEYKTLVISNLGSQLTDEAVEDGLFHEFKKFGEVSVNATHTPEGGRLAYAHFRHHEDAKEARHAKGRLVLYDRPLKIEPVYPKRRSCTPPEVTFGPIHTGYQYRQRSLSPGACALRDQRTRHANYPIEAVPLARERERSLDYYGLYDERGRAYSYPVQEDDLMPEDDKRATRNLFIGNLDHNISETDLRRAFEKYGIIEEVVIKRPPRGQGGAYGFLKFQNLDMAHRAKVAMSGRVIGRNHVKIGYGKANPTTRLWVGGLGPLTSLAALAREFDRFGSIRTIDYVKGDSFAYIQYESLDAAQAACAQMRGFPLGGPDRRLRVDFAKVEDTRYQQPYPQAPLPVPFELLADGFGRHRSLEREARARDRTPPLPLYHERERSYLDGDWSSPAKNLERRNNTDTVSIRNRDRWLNERENDRSTVAVKPWEERRKRRSLSNERVRPVLSPYEERARAKPRGSLELSPDKRNRDARGADGTTEKEQVTSAPLEDRRLLVEDKVLSDAQDPVQLKKKDSERNHRTNEIESETKAIVDAPKTETKKPANLLEFAQALTLAWNGVLVLKNSCFPTKMFTLEGDAAITHSLLKDSATGAQVSQLKIAQRLRLDQPKLDEVTRRIKQGSPNGYAVLLAVQAPQGAEGGDGAVAVEPGLQQRLLRNLVSYLKQKQAAGVIGLPVGGAKDKDNTGMLYAFPPCVFSQQFLQTAMRTLGKVDEEHLIVVIVRDSV; encoded by the coding sequence ATGAAGAGACAGAGCGAGCGCGACTCGAGCCCCAGCTCGGCCCTAGGTAGCGGGAGAGCGGCCAAGAGGCCCCGGGAACGGGAGAGAGAGCGGGACGGCCGGTCCGGCAGGGAGGAAGGTGACACCGGCCGGGGAGGAGGTGGCAGCTACCACAAGGCTGGCCTCAGCGCCAAGCACCCGGGGGGtcggagcaggagcaggagccgGGACAGGGCCGGAGGAGGGGGGGACAAATCCAATAATAACAACCgtagggaggagagaggggaccaccatcatcaccaccaccaccaccatgagACTGCCAGCTCTGCCAGGTTGCCCTCTGCCAGGACTAGCTCTGCCCAAAAAAGCAAAGGTGACAATAGCCGGCCCGCTGGGCTCGAGTACAAAACGCTGGTAATCAGCAACTTGGGCTCACAGCTGACGGATGAGGCAGTGGAGGATGGTCTTTTCCATGAGTTCAAGAAGTTTGGAGAGGTGAGCGTTAACGCCACGCATACCCCTGAAGGGGGCCGGCTGGCATATGCCCATTTCCGGCACCACGAGGACGCTAAGGAGGCAAGGCACGCCAAGGGTCGGCTGGTGCTTTATGACCGGCCCCTCAAAATTGAGCCGGTGTACCCCAAGAGGAGGAGTTGTACCCCACCCGAAGTTACTTTTGGACCTATCCACACTGGATATCAGTATCGGCAACGATCCTTGTCACCAGGGGCCTGTGCCCTCCGAGACCAGCGGACGAGACATGCTAATTATCCCATTGAGGCAGTGCCGCTGGCAAGGGAACGTGAACGGTCGTTAGACTATTATGGGCTATATGACGAGCGTGGGCGAGCTTACAGCTACCCTGTGCAGGAGGATGATTTGATGCCTGAGGATGACAAACGAGCCACGAGAAATTTATTCATTGGTAACTTAGATCACAACATTTCAGAAACTGATCTGAGACGCGCTTTTGAGAAGTATGGCATCATTGAGGAAGTGGTAATCAAGCGTCCACCCAGGGGGCAAGGCGGTGCCTATGGGTTCTTAAAGTTTCAGAATTTGGACATGGCACACCGAGCCAAGGTGGCCATGTCAGGTCGGGTGATCGGCAGGAACCATGTTAAAATTGGATATGGCAAAGCTAATCCAACGACTCGTTTGTGGGTGGGTGGGCTGGGACCCCTGACCTCACTCGCTGCCCTTGCACGTGAGTTTGACCGATTTGGCAGCATTCGCACCATTGACTATGTAAAAGGCGACAGCTTTGCTTACATACAGTACGAGAGTTTGGATGCTGCACAGGCTGCCTGTGCTCAGATGCGCGGCTTTCCACTTGGAGGGCCTGACAGGCGCTTAAGAGTAGACTTTGCTAAGGTGGAAGATACACGTTACCAGCAGCCGTACCCACAGGCTCCACTTCCAGTCCCCTTTGAACTGCTGGCAGATGGCTTTGGTCGGCACCGGAGCCTGGAGCGGGAGGCCCGGGCACGTGACCGGACACCACCGCTGCCCCTCTACCATGAACGGGAGAGGAGCTACTTGGATGGTGACTGGAGCAGCCCAGCCAAGAACTTGGAGCGCCGTAACAACACTGATACTGTTTCCATCCGCAACCGGGACCGCTGGCTGAACGAACGGGAGAATGACCGCAGTACTGTTGCCGTTAAGCCCTGGGAAGAAAGGCGAAAGCGCCGGAGCCTTTCAAATGAGCGTGTCCGGCCTGTACTCTCACCCTATGAGGAGCGGGCGAGGGCCAAGCCTCGGGGCTCATTGGAGCTAAGCCCGGACAAACGGAATCGTGATGCCCGTGGGGCCGATGGTACCACTGAGAAGGAACAGGTCACGTCTGCACCTTTGGAGGATCGGCGTTTGCTTGTTGAGGACAAGGTGCTCTCAGATGCCCAGGACCCTGTGCAGCTTAAAAAGAAAGACAGTGAGCGCAATCACAGAACTAATGAGATTGAGTCTGAGACTAAAGCAATTGTTGATGCTCCAAAAACAGAGACCAAGAAGCCAGCCAATTTGCTGGAGTTCGCACAGGCACTCACGCTTGCTTGGAATGGTGTCCTTGTGCTCAAGAATAGCTGTTTTCCCACAAAAATGTTCACGCTCGAGGGTGACGCTGCCATCACCCATTCTCTCCTCAAGGATTCTGCAACGGGTGCACAGGTATCGCAACTGAAGATTGCTCAGCGCCTGCGTCTTGACCAGCCCAAGCTGGATGAGGTGACCCGCCGCATCAAACAGGGCAGCCCTAATGGCTATGCTGTGCTGCTCGCTGTGCAGGCTCCCCAGGGTGCTGAAGGAGGGGACGGGGCTGTGGCTGTGGAGCCTGGTCTTCAGCAACGGCTACTGCGGAATTTGGTGTCTTACCTGAAGCAGAAACAGGCCGCAGGAGTGATTGGTTTGCCAGTCGGTGGTGCAAAGGACAAGGATAATACAGGCATGCTATATGCTTTCCCACCCTGTGTCTTCTCTCAGCAATTCCTGCAGACAGCCATGAGGACATTAGGGAAAGTAGATGAAGAACATTTAATTGTGGTAATAGTACGGGACTCTGTCTGA